One Qipengyuania aurantiaca genomic region harbors:
- a CDS encoding outer membrane protein translates to MKTTAALLVAGSILATATPAMAQDSDNFDGFRIEALAGYDVSKAGSTSDNDTNANDDQSIDGLAYGVGAGYDFDAGGVVLGLEAEYVGSTAETEYDMGDFEDIGVGNVETGRDLYLGARVGVKANDDLLVYAKGGYTNATYNFRNNDGTTEYEVDLDTDGFRVGAGLEYALSGNTFAKVEYRYSNYSDAELDFEGDAPDVAVPDIDLDRHQVMAGFGMRF, encoded by the coding sequence ATGAAGACCACCGCAGCCCTTCTCGTCGCAGGTTCGATCCTTGCCACGGCCACGCCCGCAATGGCGCAGGACAGCGATAATTTCGACGGCTTCCGCATCGAAGCTCTCGCTGGCTATGACGTCAGCAAGGCCGGCAGCACTTCGGACAACGACACCAACGCCAACGACGATCAGTCGATCGACGGTCTCGCCTATGGCGTCGGTGCGGGTTACGATTTCGATGCCGGCGGCGTCGTTCTCGGTCTCGAAGCCGAATATGTCGGCTCGACCGCAGAAACCGAATACGACATGGGCGACTTCGAAGACATCGGTGTCGGCAATGTCGAAACCGGCCGCGATCTTTATCTCGGCGCGCGTGTCGGTGTGAAGGCCAATGACGACCTGCTCGTCTATGCCAAGGGCGGCTACACCAACGCCACCTACAACTTCCGCAACAACGACGGCACGACCGAGTATGAAGTCGATCTCGACACCGACGGTTTCCGTGTCGGCGCGGGCCTCGAATACGCGCTGAGCGGCAACACCTTCGCCAAGGTCGAATATCGCTATTCGAACTACAGCGATGCCGAACTCGACTTCGAAGGCGACGCGCCCGACGTGGCCGTTCCGGACATCGACCTTGACCGTCACCAGGTCATGGCCGGCTTCGGCATGCGCTTCTAA
- the greB gene encoding transcription elongation factor GreB, with protein sequence MEGKTNPITPAGYAAMKARYDHLLGKERPEIVEIVSWAAGNGDRSENGDYLYGRKRMREIDRELGHLARRMKSARVIVPADQPDKTRAFFGATVTLADEDDKEKTVTLVGDDEQDASAGRIGWSSPLARALKGASVGDVRTVRLPGGDREWEIVSIDYA encoded by the coding sequence ATGGAGGGCAAGACCAATCCCATCACGCCGGCAGGCTATGCCGCCATGAAGGCGCGCTATGACCATTTGCTCGGCAAGGAGCGGCCGGAAATCGTCGAGATCGTGAGCTGGGCCGCCGGAAACGGCGACCGCAGCGAGAATGGCGACTATCTCTATGGCCGCAAGCGCATGCGCGAGATCGACCGGGAACTCGGCCACCTTGCCCGGCGGATGAAGTCCGCGCGCGTCATCGTGCCTGCCGACCAGCCCGACAAGACACGCGCCTTCTTCGGCGCCACGGTCACGCTGGCGGACGAAGACGACAAAGAGAAGACCGTCACGCTGGTCGGCGACGACGAACAGGACGCCAGCGCGGGACGGATCGGCTGGTCGAGCCCGCTGGCCCGTGCGCTCAAGGGTGCAAGCGTGGGCGATGTGCGCACCGTGCGCCTTCCGGGCGGAGATCGCGAGTGGGAAATCGTGAGCATCGACTATGCGTAG
- a CDS encoding lytic transglycosylase domain-containing protein, with protein MAGASLAFPLAAQAQTPTSWPDRGNSMVAQQPSRIGQAVDRWEYLTKADNLSFAQYAGFITDYPGFPKQELLQRRAENALDRDAVTPQALVQFFDAHPPITNAAKARYALALAAMSRPEANDVAREAWRGGTMSGPAEAYMAGLFAQNLTPADQDARMDALLWQGNLEAATRQIVRVSPAYRSMAQARLALLQGSTPSEAGLPVPDGALNDSGYVYNLARHYRGKGQLPAAINLLANRAEFTGPAFDGTDFVSEALRVAQGADTRSAVAIASKVDDLFAPGTDISDGSFTLRDKYTDLMWLGGTKALWSLGDGTRAAPLFYRYGTAAKTPLTRSKGFYWAGRAAARGGDRAEAERYWNMAAAYPDWYYGQLALSELGKPAPTFAPMLTAGVDAETRKNFSEEALTLALRDMAKNRRDWRTERAFFEAIAAEAETPSEMALVAELARETGLDEMAVVAGMVAGEEGVAGFERLGFPTVRTHPGANWTMVHAIARQESEFDRTRVSHAGARGMMQLMPGTAREEAGKIGVQYMSASLTGDPAYNIRLGDAHFARLMDRYNGAYPLAIAAYNAGPGRVNEWLRLNGDPRTGAVDWVTWIEKIPANFETRYYVMRVIGNAVTYANMHPDKSAAYQRDIRHYLPR; from the coding sequence ATGGCTGGCGCTTCGCTGGCGTTCCCCCTCGCCGCGCAGGCGCAGACGCCGACCAGCTGGCCGGATCGGGGCAACAGCATGGTGGCCCAGCAGCCGAGCAGGATCGGCCAGGCGGTCGACCGGTGGGAGTACCTCACCAAGGCCGACAACCTGTCCTTCGCGCAATACGCAGGCTTCATTACGGATTATCCCGGCTTCCCCAAGCAGGAGCTGTTGCAGCGCCGCGCCGAGAACGCGCTCGACCGCGATGCGGTGACCCCGCAGGCGCTGGTTCAGTTCTTCGACGCGCATCCGCCGATTACCAATGCGGCCAAAGCGCGCTATGCGCTGGCGCTTGCCGCCATGAGCCGCCCCGAGGCGAACGATGTGGCACGCGAAGCGTGGCGCGGCGGGACCATGAGCGGTCCGGCCGAAGCGTATATGGCCGGGCTTTTCGCCCAGAACCTGACGCCTGCCGACCAGGACGCACGTATGGACGCGTTGCTGTGGCAGGGCAATCTCGAAGCCGCGACGCGCCAAATCGTGCGCGTTTCGCCCGCCTATCGCTCGATGGCGCAGGCGCGTTTGGCGCTGCTGCAGGGTAGCACGCCGAGTGAAGCGGGCCTGCCTGTTCCCGATGGCGCGCTGAACGACAGCGGCTACGTCTACAACCTCGCCCGTCATTATCGCGGCAAGGGCCAGCTTCCCGCAGCCATCAACCTCCTGGCGAACCGCGCCGAGTTTACAGGGCCTGCCTTCGATGGCACCGATTTCGTGAGCGAGGCTTTGCGCGTCGCACAGGGTGCCGATACACGAAGCGCCGTCGCCATCGCGTCGAAGGTGGACGACCTCTTTGCGCCAGGCACCGATATTTCGGACGGCAGCTTCACCCTGCGCGACAAATACACCGACCTCATGTGGCTTGGCGGGACCAAGGCGCTGTGGTCGCTGGGTGACGGCACCCGCGCGGCGCCGCTGTTCTACCGCTATGGCACTGCGGCCAAGACCCCGCTGACGCGCTCCAAGGGCTTCTACTGGGCCGGACGCGCCGCTGCGCGTGGAGGCGACCGCGCCGAGGCCGAGCGGTACTGGAACATGGCCGCCGCCTATCCCGACTGGTATTACGGCCAGCTCGCCTTGAGCGAACTGGGCAAGCCCGCACCGACCTTCGCGCCCATGCTCACCGCGGGCGTCGATGCCGAAACCCGCAAGAATTTCTCCGAAGAAGCGCTGACGCTGGCATTGCGCGACATGGCGAAAAACCGCCGCGACTGGCGCACCGAGCGCGCATTTTTCGAAGCCATCGCCGCCGAAGCCGAAACGCCGAGCGAAATGGCGCTGGTCGCCGAACTCGCCCGCGAAACCGGCCTCGACGAGATGGCCGTCGTCGCCGGCATGGTTGCAGGCGAGGAAGGCGTGGCTGGCTTCGAACGGCTGGGTTTCCCGACCGTCCGCACGCATCCGGGTGCGAACTGGACCATGGTCCACGCCATCGCCCGCCAGGAAAGCGAATTCGACCGCACCCGCGTTAGCCATGCCGGCGCGCGGGGCATGATGCAGCTGATGCCGGGCACGGCGCGCGAGGAAGCGGGCAAGATCGGCGTGCAGTACATGTCGGCCAGCCTCACCGGCGATCCGGCCTACAACATCCGCTTGGGTGATGCGCATTTCGCGCGGCTGATGGACCGCTACAACGGCGCCTATCCGCTGGCCATCGCGGCCTATAACGCTGGCCCCGGCCGGGTGAACGAGTGGTTGCGCCTCAACGGCGATCCGCGCACCGGAGCGGTCGACTGGGTGACCTGGATCGAAAAGATCCCCGCCAATTTCGAGACGCGCTATTACGTCATGCGCGTGATCGGCAACGCGGTCACCTACGCCAATATGCACCCCGACAAATCGGCCGCCTACCAGCGCGATATCCGCCATTACCTTCCGCGATAG
- a CDS encoding class I SAM-dependent methyltransferase, whose product MTADPATIAYYEANAPRYTLSFGQAPSRHLDRFLDRLEPGSRLLELGCGGGRDSARIIERGFDLDATDGTPAMVRKANERFDVGARVMRFDELDEEKAYDAVWAHACLLHVARADLPGVLAAILRALKPGGWHFANYKLGTAEGRDPLGRLANMPDEGWLERLYREAGFRIEATERYRGEGADGVQRDWYALTVQRPTG is encoded by the coding sequence ATGACTGCCGATCCCGCCACCATCGCTTATTACGAGGCGAACGCGCCGCGCTACACGCTGAGCTTCGGGCAGGCCCCGAGCCGCCATCTCGACCGTTTCCTCGACCGGCTGGAACCGGGGAGCCGCCTGCTCGAGCTCGGGTGCGGCGGCGGAAGGGATTCCGCGCGGATCATTGAACGTGGTTTCGACCTCGACGCCACCGACGGAACTCCTGCGATGGTCCGCAAGGCGAACGAACGGTTCGATGTGGGCGCGCGGGTAATGCGGTTTGACGAGCTTGATGAAGAAAAGGCGTACGACGCGGTCTGGGCGCACGCATGCCTCCTCCATGTCGCGCGGGCGGATTTGCCCGGTGTCCTCGCCGCCATCCTGCGCGCGCTGAAACCCGGTGGCTGGCATTTCGCCAATTACAAGCTCGGCACCGCCGAGGGACGCGATCCGCTGGGCCGGCTGGCCAACATGCCCGACGAGGGCTGGCTGGAGCGCCTCTATCGCGAGGCGGGTTTCCGGATCGAGGCCACCGAGCGCTATCGCGGCGAAGGTGCCGATGGGGTGCAGCGCGACTGGTACGCCCTCACCGTGCAGCGACCGACCGGCTGA
- the rlmN gene encoding 23S rRNA (adenine(2503)-C(2))-methyltransferase RlmN, producing MADTTLMSIPGQIDPVPVARDITPREDGRVDLIGLPKDRIRELFETAGLEPKQAKLRAKQVFHWLYHRGVTDFEAMTDIAKTMRPWLAERFVIGRPEVVEAQHSTDGTRKWLLKTADGHEFEMVFIPDADRGTLCVSSQVGCTLNCRFCHTGTMKLVRNLTPGEIVGQVMLARDALGEWPKGSMAGLDDAEDEGHYTSDGRLLTNIVMMGMGEPLYNFDNVKGALKLVMDGDGLALSKRRITLSTSGVVPAMERCGEEIGVNLAVSLHAVTKEIRDEIVPLNKKYGIEELLEACAAYPGASNARRITFEYVMLKDKNDSDEHAHELVRLLKHYKLPAKVNLIPFNPWPGAAYDTSTPERVKRFSDIVFEGGISAPVRTPRGRDIDAACGQLKTAAEKKSRAQRDREAAEAEQAAS from the coding sequence ATGGCAGACACGACCTTGATGAGCATTCCCGGGCAGATCGACCCGGTTCCCGTTGCGCGTGATATCACGCCGCGCGAAGACGGCCGCGTTGACCTGATCGGCCTCCCCAAGGACCGCATCCGCGAGCTGTTTGAAACGGCCGGGCTGGAACCCAAGCAGGCCAAGCTGCGCGCCAAGCAGGTGTTCCACTGGCTCTACCATCGCGGCGTCACCGATTTCGAGGCGATGACCGATATCGCCAAGACCATGCGCCCTTGGCTCGCCGAACGCTTCGTGATCGGCCGCCCCGAAGTGGTCGAAGCGCAGCATTCGACCGACGGCACCCGGAAGTGGCTCCTGAAGACCGCCGACGGACACGAATTCGAGATGGTCTTTATCCCCGATGCCGACCGCGGAACCCTTTGCGTATCGAGCCAAGTCGGCTGCACATTGAACTGCCGCTTCTGCCACACCGGCACGATGAAGCTGGTGCGCAATTTGACGCCGGGCGAGATCGTGGGTCAGGTCATGCTGGCGCGCGACGCGCTGGGCGAATGGCCCAAAGGCTCTATGGCGGGTCTCGACGACGCTGAGGACGAAGGCCACTACACAAGCGACGGCCGCCTCCTCACCAACATCGTGATGATGGGCATGGGCGAACCGCTCTACAATTTCGACAATGTGAAGGGCGCATTGAAGCTCGTGATGGACGGCGACGGCCTCGCCCTCTCCAAGCGCCGCATTACCCTGTCGACCAGCGGCGTCGTTCCGGCGATGGAGCGTTGCGGCGAGGAAATCGGCGTGAACCTTGCCGTCTCGCTCCACGCGGTGACCAAGGAAATCCGCGACGAGATCGTGCCGCTCAACAAGAAATACGGCATCGAGGAACTGCTCGAAGCCTGCGCCGCTTATCCCGGCGCCAGCAACGCCCGCCGCATCACCTTCGAATATGTGATGCTCAAAGACAAGAACGACAGTGACGAGCACGCACATGAGCTGGTCCGCCTGCTCAAGCACTACAAGCTGCCCGCCAAGGTGAACCTGATCCCATTCAACCCCTGGCCCGGCGCGGCGTACGACACTTCCACGCCCGAGCGGGTGAAGCGCTTCTCCGACATCGTATTCGAAGGCGGCATCTCCGCGCCCGTGCGCACGCCGCGCGGCCGCGATATCGATGCGGCCTGCGGCCAGTTGAAGACTGCGGCGGAAAAGAAGAGCCGCGCCCAGCGCGACCGCGAGGCAGCTGAAGCCGAGCAAGCAGCTTCCTGA
- a CDS encoding alpha/beta hydrolase family protein — protein sequence MLPEVENAAISPSGESIAVLLTEDGVRQFIFLNSEMQVFRRMGMRDIKVRYFEWVGEDDLLLVTSQTEDLRGFTTDKAEFAVAQLVPVTSSGPAEIIFSNEAHLLDSIYGNYGKRFIDGKWRLHFGALELKKGGVGSRLGGYSFQHSRPYLYAVDAEKNRATRLAPAANEGVRRDWLLDHQGEIVVRLDIDGNNGMWALHGANGSEIVSGEKGNGRVWLVGLGSAGKTVIYGRRNDEAISEWFEVPLAGGTPQPFLKGKDIDRLYFNDLTGQLMGYLDADEGPVFVDPSQEASAKGIRAAFADFDVQMKDWTPDFSKVLVRTSGNQDSGSWYVVDLGTGQAEAFAYERMAIGLEEVGAISTFDYVASDGLEMDGILTLPPGREAAGLPVVLLPHGGPHSFDHEQFDWWAQAFASRGYAVFQPNFRGSTHREQSFRKAGYGEWGRKMQTDISDGLAALAEKGIVDPSRACIVGASYGGYAALAGVTLQQDIYRCAVAVAPVSDLQSMYTEDYRASGNNRLTRAALLEQLGPREGWDDVSPRRHAERAHAPIMLIHGKDDTVVPYVHSHKMADALKDAGKPYELIALEGEDHWLSLSTTRLQMLEAAVGFVEKHNPAE from the coding sequence ATGCTGCCCGAGGTAGAAAATGCCGCGATTTCGCCAAGCGGCGAGAGTATCGCGGTCCTGCTGACCGAAGATGGCGTGCGCCAGTTCATCTTCCTCAACTCCGAAATGCAGGTGTTCCGAAGGATGGGGATGAGGGACATTAAGGTTCGCTATTTCGAATGGGTCGGCGAAGATGACCTGCTTCTGGTTACCAGCCAGACTGAGGACCTAAGGGGCTTCACGACCGACAAGGCGGAATTCGCCGTTGCGCAATTGGTGCCTGTCACCAGCTCCGGCCCGGCCGAGATCATTTTCTCGAACGAAGCCCACCTGCTCGACTCCATATACGGAAACTACGGCAAGCGATTCATCGACGGGAAATGGCGGCTCCACTTCGGCGCGCTCGAATTGAAAAAGGGAGGCGTTGGCTCTCGGCTGGGCGGCTACAGTTTCCAGCATAGTCGGCCTTATCTCTATGCCGTCGATGCGGAGAAGAACAGAGCAACCCGTCTCGCCCCGGCCGCCAACGAAGGCGTGCGTCGCGACTGGCTTCTCGACCACCAAGGCGAGATCGTGGTCCGCCTCGATATCGACGGCAACAACGGCATGTGGGCGCTGCACGGCGCCAACGGGTCCGAAATTGTTTCGGGAGAAAAGGGCAACGGACGGGTATGGCTTGTCGGTCTCGGTTCCGCCGGAAAGACGGTGATCTATGGCAGGCGCAACGATGAAGCGATCAGCGAATGGTTCGAAGTGCCGCTAGCGGGAGGCACCCCGCAGCCCTTCCTGAAGGGCAAGGATATCGATCGGCTTTATTTCAACGATCTGACCGGGCAGCTCATGGGCTATCTCGATGCCGACGAAGGACCGGTCTTCGTCGATCCGTCACAAGAGGCGTCTGCCAAGGGAATCCGCGCCGCATTCGCCGATTTCGACGTCCAGATGAAAGACTGGACGCCCGATTTCAGCAAAGTGCTGGTCCGCACCAGCGGCAACCAGGACAGCGGTTCGTGGTATGTCGTGGATCTCGGAACCGGACAGGCTGAGGCCTTCGCCTACGAACGCATGGCCATCGGTCTCGAGGAAGTCGGTGCGATTTCTACCTTCGACTATGTCGCCTCCGACGGTCTTGAGATGGATGGCATCCTGACCCTGCCTCCGGGCCGCGAAGCCGCTGGTCTGCCGGTGGTCCTCCTGCCGCACGGGGGCCCGCACTCCTTCGATCACGAGCAGTTCGACTGGTGGGCCCAGGCGTTTGCATCGCGCGGCTATGCGGTCTTCCAACCCAATTTCCGCGGCTCGACCCACCGCGAACAGTCCTTCCGCAAGGCTGGCTATGGCGAGTGGGGTCGCAAGATGCAGACCGACATATCGGATGGCCTTGCAGCGCTTGCCGAAAAAGGGATCGTCGATCCGTCACGCGCCTGCATCGTCGGCGCCAGCTATGGCGGCTATGCCGCGCTTGCGGGTGTGACCCTGCAGCAGGACATCTATCGCTGTGCTGTCGCTGTGGCTCCGGTGTCGGACCTCCAGTCCATGTACACCGAAGATTATCGTGCCTCCGGCAACAACCGCCTGACACGGGCCGCCCTCCTGGAGCAGCTCGGGCCGCGAGAAGGCTGGGATGACGTGTCTCCACGCCGTCACGCAGAGCGCGCTCACGCGCCGATCATGTTGATCCACGGCAAGGACGACACGGTGGTGCCCTATGTGCACTCGCACAAGATGGCCGACGCCCTGAAGGATGCGGGCAAGCCTTACGAACTGATCGCCCTGGAAGGGGAGGACCACTGGCTCTCGCTATCGACAACGCGCCTGCAGATGCTCGAGGCGGCCGTCGGTTTCGTCGAGAAGCACAACCCGGCGGAATAA
- a CDS encoding SDR family oxidoreductase, with translation MSETRPSVLVTGGAKRLGAAISRAFGHAGWHVVIHYNSSGEAADALAAELPSAKTCQADLCDLDAVRTLAARLARDLTDWRCLVNCASVFQPDAVTELDPQTNQRAMQVNARAPALLAQAYLGHAKAEGGRRVIQVTDQKLANPNPDFFSYTMSKHALDATIAMLSMGASRAEDRVYGLAPGAILASHDQSEEEAEISHRMNLLTRRTSAEEVAEAALFLANGALASGQTVYVDSGQHLLQQERDVIYLAREHAA, from the coding sequence ATGAGCGAGACGAGACCCTCGGTTCTGGTAACAGGCGGCGCCAAGCGCCTCGGCGCAGCGATCAGCCGGGCATTCGGCCACGCTGGCTGGCACGTCGTCATCCACTACAACTCGTCCGGCGAAGCGGCAGACGCGCTGGCCGCCGAATTGCCGAGCGCCAAGACCTGCCAGGCGGATCTGTGCGATCTCGACGCGGTCCGCACGCTTGCGGCCAGACTGGCACGCGATCTCACCGACTGGCGTTGTCTCGTGAACTGCGCCTCCGTTTTCCAGCCCGACGCTGTAACCGAACTCGATCCGCAGACGAACCAGCGGGCGATGCAAGTGAACGCCCGCGCCCCTGCCCTCCTCGCGCAAGCCTATCTCGGCCACGCCAAGGCCGAGGGCGGACGCCGCGTGATCCAGGTGACCGACCAGAAGCTTGCCAACCCCAATCCCGACTTCTTCAGCTACACCATGAGCAAGCACGCGCTGGACGCGACCATTGCCATGCTGTCGATGGGCGCCAGCCGCGCCGAGGATCGGGTCTACGGGCTTGCGCCCGGCGCCATCCTCGCCAGCCATGACCAGAGCGAGGAGGAGGCCGAAATCTCCCACCGCATGAACCTGCTCACCCGCCGGACCTCGGCGGAAGAAGTGGCCGAGGCGGCGCTGTTCCTCGCCAACGGAGCGCTCGCCAGCGGGCAGACGGTCTATGTCGACAGCGGCCAGCACCTGTTGCAGCAGGAGCGGGACGTGATCTACCTTGCGCGGGAGCACGCGGCATGA
- a CDS encoding glycine zipper 2TM domain-containing protein, with amino-acid sequence MKKFALAFAASTMALTGLGTAAPVAADPPAWAPAHGKRAKDRAHRQRMYDDRGYYVSPRRITRDSYMWRGRDGRYYCKRDNGTTGLVIGAGVGALAGHELAGRGDKVLGAVLGGAVGAVIGREIDRGSLSCR; translated from the coding sequence ATGAAAAAATTCGCTCTCGCATTCGCCGCCTCGACCATGGCCCTCACCGGCCTCGGCACCGCAGCACCCGTCGCCGCCGATCCGCCCGCATGGGCACCGGCGCACGGCAAGCGCGCCAAGGATCGCGCCCATCGCCAGCGTATGTATGACGACCGCGGCTACTATGTCTCCCCGCGTCGCATCACCCGTGACAGCTACATGTGGCGCGGCCGCGATGGCCGTTACTACTGCAAGCGCGACAACGGCACGACCGGTCTTGTGATCGGCGCCGGCGTCGGCGCTCTGGCAGGCCACGAGCTGGCCGGTCGCGGCGACAAGGTGCTGGGCGCAGTGCTCGGCGGCGCCGTGGGCGCTGTCATCGGTCGCGAGATCGACCGCGGAAGCCTCAGCTGCCGGTAA
- a CDS encoding MOSC domain-containing protein — protein MKAKLLALCTGQPAPLPDGKISSIDKQVREGPVRIGTPGLEGDTQVDRKHHGGAHMAVHLYAADHYPYWREEIPEVDRLAAPGAFGENLHAMGLTEKDVFIGDRFRLGSALLELSMGRQPCSTLERHFQRKDMVKRIIANHRCGWYFRVLEEGEARADDDLALVERTQDRWSVDAAFALLFDPAVPASEGEIRDLLAIPALGPQWRSKLEAKLR, from the coding sequence GTGAAGGCCAAACTCCTCGCCCTGTGCACCGGCCAGCCCGCCCCCCTGCCCGACGGCAAGATCAGCTCGATCGACAAGCAGGTGCGCGAAGGCCCGGTGAGGATCGGTACGCCCGGCCTCGAAGGCGATACGCAGGTCGATCGCAAGCACCATGGGGGCGCGCATATGGCGGTCCATCTCTACGCCGCCGACCACTACCCCTACTGGCGCGAGGAGATCCCGGAAGTGGACCGTCTCGCCGCGCCCGGTGCCTTTGGCGAGAACCTCCATGCGATGGGCCTGACCGAGAAGGACGTATTCATCGGCGACCGTTTCCGCCTCGGCAGCGCGCTGCTGGAACTCAGCATGGGGCGGCAACCCTGCTCCACGCTGGAACGGCATTTCCAGCGCAAGGACATGGTGAAGCGCATCATCGCCAACCACCGCTGCGGCTGGTACTTCCGCGTGCTCGAGGAAGGCGAGGCACGCGCGGACGACGACCTCGCGCTTGTCGAGCGCACACAGGATCGCTGGAGTGTCGATGCGGCCTTCGCCCTGCTCTTCGATCCCGCCGTGCCTGCGAGCGAGGGGGAGATTCGCGATCTCCTCGCCATTCCCGCCCTTGGTCCGCAATGGCGCAGCAAGCTCGAAGCGAAATTGCGGTAA
- a CDS encoding cytochrome b/b6 domain-containing protein, with translation MKRHALSTRIWHWLNLVCVVVLFMSGLTISNAHRRLYWGDWGFAPEQAWLAVPRFPDWMTIPGYYSLAVARDWHILMAWPFALLLLFMWVTMLVNRHFKRDLVTTRAEWKPRAIWHDIVQHLKLNFDHEGGKFNFLQKLAYGLVLGVFLPMMIFTGIAISPGMEPTFGWLVDLLGGRQSARSLHFIFAFALFGFFIVHVLLVLLAGPIGQIRDMITGGRHGEA, from the coding sequence ATGAAGCGGCACGCGCTCAGCACGAGGATCTGGCACTGGCTGAACCTCGTCTGCGTGGTGGTGCTGTTTATGTCGGGCCTGACGATCTCCAACGCCCACCGCCGCCTTTACTGGGGCGACTGGGGCTTCGCGCCCGAGCAGGCCTGGCTCGCCGTGCCCCGTTTTCCCGACTGGATGACGATACCGGGCTATTACAGCCTCGCTGTCGCGCGCGACTGGCACATACTGATGGCGTGGCCCTTCGCGCTCCTTCTGCTGTTCATGTGGGTAACCATGCTGGTGAACCGCCATTTTAAGCGCGATCTTGTCACCACCCGCGCCGAATGGAAACCGCGCGCGATCTGGCACGACATTGTCCAGCACTTGAAGCTCAATTTCGACCACGAGGGTGGGAAGTTCAACTTCTTGCAGAAGCTTGCCTACGGCCTTGTTCTCGGCGTTTTCCTGCCGATGATGATCTTCACCGGCATCGCGATCAGTCCGGGGATGGAGCCGACTTTCGGCTGGCTCGTGGACCTTCTTGGTGGGCGGCAATCGGCGCGCAGCCTGCACTTCATCTTTGCCTTCGCGCTGTTCGGCTTCTTCATCGTCCATGTGCTGCTGGTCCTGCTGGCCGGTCCCATCGGACAGATACGCGACATGATCACCGGGGGCAGGCACGGTGAAGCGTAG
- the dapA gene encoding 4-hydroxy-tetrahydrodipicolinate synthase: MFSGSIPALATPFRDGSFDEAAFRKLVDWQIENGSKGLVPCGTTGEASTISNAEHHRVIEVCIEQAAGRVPVIAGCGSNDTRNALLHMQFAKKAGAAAGLCVAPYYNRPSQSGLIAHFSHLAENSDLPIVLYNVPSRTVTDIEDETVCELVNKYPDRIIAIKDASGDLSRVADHRMGIGRDFCQLSGNDELWLPHSAAGGSGCISVTANVAPKLCAEFHEAIAAADLIKAREINDRLFPLHYAMFSDASPAPVKYALSRVHDWFSEDVRLPLCNASEASRKQVDEALEHAGLI; encoded by the coding sequence ATGTTCTCAGGCTCGATACCGGCTCTGGCGACTCCTTTTCGCGATGGATCGTTCGACGAGGCCGCTTTTCGCAAACTCGTCGACTGGCAGATCGAAAACGGCAGCAAGGGACTGGTGCCCTGCGGCACGACCGGCGAGGCTTCGACCATCTCCAACGCGGAGCATCACCGGGTCATCGAAGTCTGCATCGAACAGGCCGCGGGCCGCGTGCCGGTGATCGCCGGTTGCGGCAGCAACGATACGCGCAACGCTCTCCTCCACATGCAGTTCGCCAAAAAGGCCGGTGCGGCGGCGGGTCTGTGTGTCGCGCCCTATTACAACCGCCCCAGCCAGTCCGGCCTGATCGCCCATTTCAGCCATTTGGCCGAGAACAGCGATTTGCCGATCGTGCTCTACAACGTGCCCAGCCGCACCGTGACCGACATTGAGGACGAGACGGTGTGCGAACTGGTCAACAAATACCCCGACCGTATCATCGCCATCAAGGATGCAAGCGGCGACCTGTCGCGCGTGGCCGACCATCGCATGGGCATCGGGCGCGACTTCTGCCAGCTATCGGGCAATGACGAGCTGTGGCTGCCGCACTCGGCGGCGGGCGGTTCGGGCTGCATCTCGGTGACCGCCAATGTCGCGCCGAAGCTGTGCGCCGAATTCCACGAGGCGATTGCGGCGGCGGACCTCATCAAGGCGCGCGAGATCAACGACCGCCTGTTCCCGCTGCATTACGCCATGTTCTCCGATGCCAGCCCCGCACCAGTCAAATACGCGCTCAGCCGCGTTCACGACTGGTTCTCCGAAGACGTCCGCCTGCCGCTGTGCAACGCCAGCGAGGCTTCCCGCAAGCAGGTGGACGAGGCGCTGGAGCACGCCGGGCTGATCTGA